From one Asterias amurensis chromosome 10, ASM3211899v1 genomic stretch:
- the LOC139943325 gene encoding uncharacterized protein: protein MAEAALHTATTCKIRHVHIECPICLTRFIDPKILDCQHSFCLKCLQELVDKQDSKTDFILCPVCREKTSIPAKGPSALLNCFLLSSLIDDVINPNSPEKKTCSPKCRKHTDQELCFYCETCDLLVCLKCVVFDHRAQNHKLTEIKDSIRTYRQAVEEALMRFDECRKQFQKVDDSIKHSQHRLQLMVDRALQDIVAKEEEEVEKIRKASRLLQERVTQISIERGGEFGSKQSINSDKMSRAEQIVASVNDLMQHADDFELLDLKLKVMHNLTFHNELKFQTVQHSKSFIWFKGHDVVTDADIGEILEEEKWEVKTEFGKEGEGEGEFKFTWDVACLSNDDIVVTDSERQILSTFTSNGSYKSQGVQSRTEDGQLKKPIGVAVTSDDLLLVTDGQDVKVYDRELRYIRKFRPSQNQVEGQSESLLVGIAVDKKDRIAVYDFGRKVISLHNKDGSTISTIHHDDIGDTDNPSFISVNNKEQLIFTNLLESKLVCVDFIGNEVFNISTSLDGKTVFSTGVCCDDAGDIYACIVRKNGGGDGDRDGDGDGDGDGFFELHHYDASGEHIGCLARGLYGPLGMTFTPTGDLIVAALHSVKILHRV from the exons atggccgaagctGCACTTCACACTGCgaccacttgcaagattagacatgtacacatcgaatgcccaatctgcTTGACTCGGTTTATcgatccgaaaatcctggactgccagcacagcttctgcttaaaatgtcttcaggaacttgTAGACAAACAGGATTCGAAGACGGATTTCATCCTTTGCCCAGTGTGTAGAGAGAAAACTTCAATCCCAGCTAAGGGACCATCGGCTCTTCTCAACTGCTTTCTTTTGAGCTcgcttattgatgacgtcatcaatccgAATAGTCCCGAG aaaaaaacttgctcTCCAAAATGCCggaaacacactgaccaggaactTTGTTTTTACTGTGAAACGTGTGACTTACTTGTTTGTCTCAAATGTGTGGTATTTGATCACAGAGCGCAAAACCACAAACTAACTGAAATCAAAGACTCCATTCGTACTTATCGTCAAGCTGTTGAAGAGGCATTGATGAGATTTGATGAATGTCGCAAGCAATTTCAAAAAGTAGATGACTCTATCAAACACTCACAGCATAGATTACAGCTCATGGTCGACCGGGCTCTTCAAgatattgtggctaaggaggaaGAGGAAGTCGAGAAAATTAGAAAAGCATCTCGCCTCCTTCAAGAAAGAGTCACTCAAATCAGCATAGAGAGAGGTGGGGAATTCGGCAGCAAGCAGAGCATCAACAGCGATAAAatgagccgtgcagagcagatcgtagcttcagtcaacGACTTGATGCAACATGCTGATGACTTTGAGCTACTGGACCTCAAGCTAAAGGTTATGCACAACTTGACATTCCACAATGAGCTcaagtttcaaacagtgcagcatagcaagtcattcatctggttcaaaggtcatgatgtcGTCACTGATGCGGATAtcggtgaaatactagaggAAGAGAAGTGGGAGGTGAAGACAGAGTTTGGTAAAGAAGGTGAAGGTGAGGGGGAGTTCAAGTTTACATGGGACGTTGCTTGTTTAAGCAACGATGACATCGTCGTTACTGATTCTGAGCGGCAAATATTATCCACATTTACATCGAATGGTAGTTACAAATCTCAAGGTGTGCAAAGTAGAACAGAAGATGGACAACTAAAAAAACCTATCGGTGTTGcggtgacctctgatgacctgcttctggttactgacggacaggatgtaaaggtttatgatagagAACTACGATACATTCGCAAGTTCAGACCCTCACAGAATCAAGTCGAGGGGCAGTCAGAGAGTTTACTCGTTGGTATTGCTGTTGACAAGAAAGATCGTATTGCAGTGTATGACTTTGGGAGAAAGGTAATATCTCTTCATAACAAGGATGGATCCACcatttccacaatacatcatgatGATATTGGCGATACCGACAATCCAAGCTTTATATCTGTTAACAACAAGGAGCAACTGATCTTTACAAACCTCCTCGAGTCGAAActagtttgtgtggatttcatTGGAAACGAGGTGTTTAATATAAGCACCTCCCTTGACGGCAAAACTGTATTTTCTACTGGTGTGTGTTGTGATGATGCTGGGGATATATATGCGTGTATCGTACGCAAAAatggtggtggtgatggtgatcgtgatggtgatggtgatggtgatggtgatggctTTTTTGAGTTACatcattacgatgcatcaggtgAGCACATCGGCTGTTTAGCTCGTGGTCTGTACGGTCCTCTAGGCATGACGTTTACTCCGACCGGTGACCTCATCGTGGCTGCTCTGCACTCGGTAAAGATATTGCATCGAGTGTGA